The Drosophila sulfurigaster albostrigata strain 15112-1811.04 chromosome 3, ASM2355843v2, whole genome shotgun sequence genomic sequence atacaaagaaCTATTCACACAGATgtatatcaataatatttttagtatccTTGAAAGAAAAAATTGATATATCGAATTATTCaaactttatattatttatactacAGCGAATGAGAAATATtggaaataaaaagttaatatGACGATCCTTagcaaaaaatacttttttttcgaatttttgttataaattttatgtttttcccCTGTTTGTTATCTCTTTTTTTACCTTATTTCTGAAATGCTCTAATTATCTACAAGTTTATTTCGTGCTGtaatttctctcagtgcatCAATCTATAACTCGATTTACAGCCGGCCGGCTACTGATGTTTTGTTGCACTTGAACTGCTGATATTTGGTGTGTTGTGGCATCTGCCGGCGCTAATGACCGTCGCAATAGATCTTAGAACGCGTCAACTGCTTGTCAGAGCTGACGCCACAGAAGGTCAGCAAACTACTGAATGCAATAGCTGCAGCATCCACTGGCAATTGGACATTGGCCAAGTGCACAATCTGGCAATGCGATCTAGCGAGTCAAAGTTAATTGGTTTCGGTGTAGAATTCTCTTTATTTGAAACGACGATTTACAATAGATGCATTTACAATGTACCTACTACAAAGTACGGCGGGGAAGGCAGCGTAGCAAGTGCTCCAAAAATTACTACTTGGGATGCATTATGAAAGTGCGAACATGATTTCGATTTGGATCTCGTTTTGGAGTGTGCCAAACACTTAGAAGGTGAATGGCTTGGCAGGcttattgtagttgtagccATCCGGACCCAACGATCCAGCATCTGGCACTGGCTCTGGCTCAGGCGCCGGATAAGTGGGACTTGGTGGTGCTGGGGGTGCGGGTGGGCGTGGCTGGTAAGTGGGTGGCGCTGGAGGGCTCGCGGGAGGCGAGGGAGGCACGTAGCCAGGAGTTGGTGCTGGCGGTGCAGGTGGTGctggtgggcgtggctggtAGGTAGGTGGTGCAGGTGGTGCTGGTGGACGTGGCTGATAAGTGGGTCCCTCTGGCGGGGGTCCGTAGCTGGGAGTGGGTGCTGGTGGGCGTGGTTGGTAGGTAGGCGGTGCCGGAGGACTAGCAGGAGGAGGACCATAGCTAGGAGTAGGTGCTGGCGGTGCAGGAGGTGCTGGTGGGCGTGGCTGATACGTGGGTGGTGCTGGAGGTGCTGGTGGTGGGGGACGTGGCTGGTAAGTTGGTGGTGCAGGCGGGCTGGAAGGTGGAGGACCATAGCTTGGACCAGGAGCTGAAGGTGCTGGTTGCACTGGTGGGCGTGGCTGATAGGTAGGTGGTGCTGGTGGTGCTGGAGGTCCGCTTGGTGGACCAGAAGGCGGCAGATACTCAGGACCAGGTTGCTGAGGACGAGGTGGTTGAGGACGCGTTGGCTGCGGGCTTGGTGGCTGAGGACGCGTGGGCTGTGGCTGAGGTTGAGTTGGTGGTGGTCCGTAGTCGCTGGTGGGTTGCGGTGCTGGCGGCGATGGACGCGTGGGCACTGGACGTGGCTTGGGCTGCTGTGGCTGATCGGGAGGCAAGTATTCCGGTCCGGCGGGAGGAGCCTGAGTCTGTGGAGGTCCATAGCTAGGACGTGGCTGCGTTGGCTGGGGCTGAGGACGTGGTGGCTGTGTCTGAGGTGGACCATAAGAAGG encodes the following:
- the LOC133841495 gene encoding uncharacterized protein LOC133841495; its protein translation is MRFLLPLVALIAAAGVSADVSHLDTDLREDGYHYKQPSLPFPPPPSGNGIEDSGLIPGPAPSAPGPSYGPPQTQPPRPQPQPQPTAPAPSYGPPQTQPPRPQPQPVPTAPAPSYGPPQTQPPRPQPTAPAPSYGPPQTQPPRPQPQPVPTAPAPSYGPPQTQPPRPQPQPTQPRPSYGPPQTQAPPAGPEYLPPDQPQQPKPRPVPTRPSPPAPQPTSDYGPPPTQPQPQPTRPQPPSPQPTRPQPPRPQQPGPEYLPPSGPPSGPPAPPAPPTYQPRPPVQPAPSAPGPSYGPPPSSPPAPPTYQPRPPPPAPPAPPTYQPRPPAPPAPPAPTPSYGPPPASPPAPPTYQPRPPAPTPSYGPPPEGPTYQPRPPAPPAPPTYQPRPPAPPAPPAPTPGYVPPSPPASPPAPPTYQPRPPAPPAPPSPTYPAPEPEPVPDAGSLGPDGYNYNKPAKPFTF